The following are encoded in a window of Ranitomeya variabilis isolate aRanVar5 chromosome 6, aRanVar5.hap1, whole genome shotgun sequence genomic DNA:
- the LOC143783278 gene encoding E3 SUMO-protein ligase ZBED1-like yields MTPARKKAVDEELAKMIAKDFQPLTIVEDKGFKSFVHALNPVYALPTRKTLSQTLIPKLYERERASLQGKVQMAAAVCLTTDCWTSRATTSFMSVTCHFIDSYKMVSCLLDCFEFSDRHTSENLADELLRVAKEWQVESKVICCVTDNAANITKAIKNLKWNHHPCLAHTLNLIVKDSLKEIKPTVDKVKSIVEFFHKSTTATMKLKSTQQQMGMPELRPKQDCVTRWNSTFHMLKRVLESKDAIISTLAIMNAPVEILSQEEWEVVREACIILEPFDQVTVEISSESYVTASKMLLLCKGLQRLTANHQRDGGINTEKVKELVAALCASMDRKFQRMEYNTILSETTVLDPRFKKTAFTDNRAVDEALQRITAAAARCSLNSQPPPPGGPEEVGARAPQVEPPQMSAVWRVFDERATEDAARRNPSADAMLEVRSYLEEPLIQRAADPLTWWESKASIYPRLVKVMTRRLCIVATSVPSERIFSKAGQIITERRNRISSSKLQHLVFLNANLP; encoded by the coding sequence ATGACCCCAGCACGAAAGAAAGCAGTTGATGAAGAGCTAGCTAAGATGATTGCAAAAGACTTCCAACCACTGACAATTGTGGAGGACAAGGGATTTAAAAGTTTTGTACATGCTCTCAATCCAGTGTATGCTCTTCCAACCAGAAAAACACTCAGCCAAACACTTATTCCAAAGCTGTATGAAAGAGAACGTGCCTCATTACAAGGAAAGGTTCAAATGGCTGCAGCAGTTTGCCTGACAACTGACTGCTGGACATCCAGAGCCACCACTTCCTTCATGTCAGTAACATGTCATTTCATTGACAGTTATAAAATGGTCTCCTGTCTTCTGGACTGTTTTGAGTTTAGTGACAGGCACACTTCAGAGAACTTGGCAGATGAACTTCTAAGGGTGGCGAAAGAATGGCAGGTAGAAAGCAAAGTCATTTGCTGTGTTACTGATAATGCAGCTAATATTACCAAAGCCATTAAAAATTTGAAATGGAACCATCACCCATGTCTTGCACACACACTTAACCTAATAGTAAAAGATTCTCTAAAGGAGATAAAACCCACTGTGGACAAAGTAAAGTCAATTGTGGAATTTTTCCATAAAAGTACAACAGCCACAATGAAGCTAAAATCTACTCAACAGCAAATGGGTATGCCTGAGCTAAGGCCCAAGCAAGATTGTGTGACAAGATGGAATTCCACATTTCATATGCTTAAACGGGTTCTGGAGTCTAAGGATGCAATTATCTCTACCCTGGCCATTATGAATGCACCTGTTGAAATTCTGAGCCAAGAAGAATGGGAGGTCGTGAGAGAGGCATGCATTATTCTGGAGCCTTTTGACCAGGTCACTGTGGAGATCAGTTCAGAAAGCTATGTTACAGCCTCTAAAATGCTGCTGCTGTGCAAGGGTCTGCAGAGATTGACAGCCAACCACCAGAGAGATGGAGGAATAAATACAGAGAAAGTGAAAGAGTTGGTTGCTGCCCTGTGCGCATCTATGGACAGGAAGTTCCAAAGAATGGAATATAATACAATACTGTCGGAAACCACAGTACTGGACCCGAGGTTCAAAAAGACGGCCTTTACTGATAATAGAGCTGTTGATGAAGCTCTGCAAAGAATAACAGCAGCAGCAGCGAGATGCAGCCTCAACAGCCAGCCACCTCCACCAGGAGGACCAGAAGAAGTGGGAGCAAGGGCACCACAAGTAGAGCCACCACAAATGTCAGCTGTTTGGAGGGTCTTTGATGAAAGGGCAACAGAAGATGCTGCGAGAAGAAATCCCTCAGCTGATGCAATGCTGGAAGTCAGGTCATATCTTGAGGAACCCCTGATCCAAAGAGCGGCAGACCCACTGACATGGTGGGAGAGCAAGGCCTCAATATACCCACGACTTGTCAAGGTAATGACTAGAAGACTGTGCATTGTAGCGACATCCGTCCCTTCTGAGCGAATCTTCTCCAAAGCAGGGCAGATAATAACAGAGAGAAGAAACCGGATCAGCTCATCCAAGCTACAGCACCTAGTCTTTCTTAATGCCAATCTGCCCTAA
- the LOC143782434 gene encoding transmembrane protein 14C-like: MGVEWFGFGYAALVASGGVIGYVKAGSVPSLAAGLLFGGLAGLGAYQMSQDSKNILVSLIASGTLAGVMGYRFYNSGKFMPAGLIAGASLLMIGRLGLKMLQKPHEP; encoded by the exons ATGGGCGTGGAGTGGTTTGGGTTTGGATACGCGGCTCTGGTCGCCTCCGGAGGGGTCATCGGCTATGTGAAAGCTG GCAGTGTGCCGTCTCTCGCTGCCGGGCTTCTATTCGGAGGTTTGGCCGgcctgggggcatatcagatgtcaCAAGACTCAAAGAACATCTTGGTTTCCCTGA TTGCTTCAGGAACGTTGGCAGGAGTGATGGGATACAGGTTCTACAACTCTGGAAAGTTCATGCCTGCTGGATTAATTGCTGGTGCCAG cctATTAATGATAGGAAGACTGGGCCTTAAGATGTTGCAGAAGCCTCACGAGCCTTGA